The Girardinichthys multiradiatus isolate DD_20200921_A chromosome 9, DD_fGirMul_XY1, whole genome shotgun sequence genome segment TAGTTGGTTAAATGCTCTATAGCAAACTGCAGAGAAGCCAAACGCCTTTTCTAGACATCAACAGTCCTCCGGCTGGATTTTTAACTGTTCTTCTTATCAGAAATGGTAGAGTCCATTTAAAcgggttggtttcctggcaagACACCTAGCTTTCAAGCATGGTTCACAAAATATTAAACAGGTTGCATGAAGAGCATCTAGTATAAAAGCCTTTGTGAGATGTACTGACCTGCTGTGGCGACCCCTGCATGAGGGAGCACCCGAAAAGACAATATTCTTTTGtcacccacagcatgatgctaccaccatcgTGCTTGACAGTGCTTAGATTTGAAAGCTAGGGACTTGTGTTCCAGGATCTTGAAGTTTATGGAAGCCTTGAGGTGGTTCCTGGGTTGCTCTTTAAAGGTTCTAACCCATTTTATGTTCTCTTAGGGTGACAGTTTGGATCAGATGTCTGACACCTGGACACAACTGGTTTTCTGCTGATATTAAGCTTCTAGTGTGAGACAGACCTCAACACAACTGAATATTTGTGAACTCTTTAAAATCCATGTCTCTGTCAGGAAGCCAACCgatttaaatgatttatgaCAAGAATGTTAAAATGTCCAGCCAGGAATATACCAGAAGCTCGTCGATGGCTACAAAACGGGTGTGGTTCCTCTCCATATTTGTGGAGGTGTCTGTATACCTTTGACTTCGTGTGGATTAGACAAAATTCACCTTAAtttaaatgtctttgttttattataacgAAACGCTGACTTGGTACTGTAGCTACCTTCAAGTATAACAAACTAGAGACAGTAGCACAATTATCTCCAAGACATTTAAGGAGGAaattgtttgtattgtaacagcATTTCTGTTGAAACATTGATGAGAAGAAATGTAAAGTAGATATGAATTACATGAGATCACTGTGACAGGCCTGTGTATTAGAGGATCCCATCTCTTTGGTTCAAAGGTTTATAAAGAAAGcaagttttcattattttaataggTTCAGAACTTTATCAGACCCGTTTACGTCAATATGAAGACTGGAACTAAAGCAAGGATCAACCTGGTCCTTTCTGCCAGTATTTTGTCCACGTTCTAAAAGTATCTTGATGATAAACTCAGCTCAGGATGTTGCAAAGGTGTGTGGCCACACCCACTACTGTTTCAGAATCAGTGAATGGCAGATATTTTAAGCACATGTAGTCCTCCCAGTCCAGACTAGACTGATCCTGAATCAGTCTCGCCTCTGCCAGCTTCATCACCAGCAGAGCTTGCTTGACAGTGAGCCAGTTCTGCACAGCTGTGACCAAAGAAGAGGCCGTGTTGTTGAAGGTGACCCGAGGGCCCCAGAGGAGTACCTGAAGCATGGCCATTATGTCTGTCATCTGGGGGCCGGTCTCACTTTGAAGCAGGGAGGTCAAATGAAGAAGCCCTCTTCGGAATATGGACAGAGTTGGTTCTCTGGGGCCTTCCTGTGGGCCCAGGCAGAACTGAATTAGGGCTCCCATTTGGCATTTAATGGAGGTCAGAGGTTGAGGGGCCAAAAGAGCAGATTGTGGTGTTACTAGCACACAGGGAGAGCCATATTTTCTCCATAACTCTTGGACCCAACCTCTTTGACCATCCCCTTCTAGCACATCTCCACTGTTGTATCTCTCCCTGCTGGGCCAAACCAGAAGGATCTCTCTGGGTCTGAGCTCAGCTGCAGCGGCACGGTTGCTGTACAGATGGTGTGAGGCCATTACGACCTGCAGTAGCAGAACACACACCTGTCTGTCGTAATCCTGACATTCGCGGTGCTGCACTGAGCAGCTGTCCTGAACAAAGTCCTCCAGAGTGGCGTGTGGCAGATCACGTTCAATGGTCACACAGTGTCCTCTCTGCAGGAGAGACTTAACTGTGAGAGTTGTGCTGGGACAATAAGAAGCTTTCTCAGTGCTGCCCCCGTCTGATGGATTAGGAGCCCTGCAGTCTGACTCTGCAGAGGAGGAAAGATCTTGCATTGTGGTGGTCTCGTTTTCCCTGTTTATGCTTGGCTGAAAATAAGTGATGACATCTTGCACATTTGCATGCAGCGGCTCATTGTTACGAGCTGAGGGAGCCGGCTTTGTCTCTTTGCATACCTGCACAGAAAGATATGCACTCattgcattaaaatgttttgtaatgcTCTGATAAATGCTACACATAAGAGATCTGTTGATGCAGCTGTGGTGACTGTTGTAAGGAAGTCATGTTGGCACCACAATGAGTGAAACATTTCCAAACGATAAAGATCTTGCTTGTTTTCTGtgcaatttgtttta includes the following:
- the peak3 gene encoding inactive tyrosine-protein kinase PEAK1, encoding MASASGSIEKDKPPTLPVKQHRRSSMESDSVFSPAGLQHHSFGYSNVFSEPTDCHAAQCPIHHRYDPFKHQMRFFSDGTPPPVPKKRLTRTLSLPGIDPPAPCSLSPLSPLQRRPQNLDNPIYMMAPIPDTFIYEDTEHFKPAKRSPASLPTLSQLSFDTPDEHLASIFDNFEDQSVVSGRIQHCQQFFLRSMAQSIEDRRILQGKERDSDPYEPEDFLLYEGSKPKMIGDKTYYSLQSPKFPGRVLGLRVCKETKPAPSARNNEPLHANVQDVITYFQPSINRENETTTMQDLSSSAESDCRAPNPSDGGSTEKASYCPSTTLTVKSLLQRGHCVTIERDLPHATLEDFVQDSCSVQHRECQDYDRQVCVLLLQVVMASHHLYSNRAAAAELRPREILLVWPSRERYNSGDVLEGDGQRGWVQELWRKYGSPCVLVTPQSALLAPQPLTSIKCQMGALIQFCLGPQEGPREPTLSIFRRGLLHLTSLLQSETGPQMTDIMAMLQVLLWGPRVTFNNTASSLVTAVQNWLTVKQALLVMKLAEARLIQDQSSLDWEDYMCLKYLPFTDSETVVGVATHLCNILS